AGGCCCCCTGCACGGCGATCTGCGCCCGCATCAGCGTTTCGCCATCGGCCTTGACCAGCGAGGTGAAGGGCAGCGAGCGCGTTACCGCCAGGGCGGTGAGGATGCCCTGGAAACGGGAAGGGTCGGTATCGTAGGTGCTGCGGGCCTGCTCCAACTCGGTGGCGGTCCAGATGATGTCGTCGCGCAGCACCTGGGCGTGCTCGAGCATGTAGGAGCGGGCGACGAGGCGCGAACTCTCCACCATGGCCCTGGTGCGTTCGCTGAACCACTGGTCCAGCCCCTGGTTGAGGGCGATGGTGGCCACCACGGCGACGATGGCGGCGGGAATGGCCGCCACCAAAGCAAACATGGTCACCATGCGGATCTGCATGCCGGCGCCGGCCTGCTTGCGCATGCGGGCCTGGAACAGCAGCATGGCCTCGGTCAGCACCAGGGCGATCATCAGCAGGACCAGCAGGCCGGTGACGATCCAGATCACGGTCCACATTGTGGTCGAGGGTTCGATATTGGTGGTGCCCGACAGGATCAGGAAGGAGATCGAGGACATCAGCACCGAGGCGATGACTACGACAAAGCCGAGCACGCGCAGGGGGGTATTGTTGTGCATGCTGAACAGGGGCGTACGCGCAGGCTTGCCCGCATCGCCCGGCTCGCGCATCGGCTCGTCTTCGATCGCTGTTACTTCACTCATCAATGCCGCAAGGCACTCCATTTCCGCCGCAGGCGGGGAGCCTGCCGCAATTCGGCGGACCCTTCAAGACAAATGTTGCCAAAATGTGACAGTCCGGCTCGGCGGCCGCGCCGCGAAAACGCGCCGGTGGCGCGTTTTCAGAGCCGGACGTCCTGAGAGCTGCGCTCGAAGGGTTACCAGCGCCCGGGCTTAAACCACTCTGAGTGCTGGAGTTCAAGCTCAGGGGCAGAAGAAGCAGGATTCACCGGGTCGCGGCCCCGTCCCCCTCGACAATATCCCCACCAACAGGCACATCTTGTACGTCCGTCAGCACAGAGTCCTCCGGTGTCCGCCCCCGCCCCTGCCCGCGTCGAAGCTGCCAGCCTGGCCGGCATGGGTTTGGGTGTCGCCGCCTATTCGCTGTTTGCCCTGCATGACGCCATGGTCAAGGCGGTGGTCTTCACCCTGCCCGCGCCGCAGATTCTGTTTTTCCGCAGCATGGTGATCATCACCATCTGCCTGGCCATCGGCCGCCGCCAGGTCGTGGTCGATCTCTGGCGCTCGAAGAACCGCATGCTGATCCTGGGGCGCGGCCTCATGACCATGTCGGCCTGGGTGATGTATTACAGCGCCGGGCGCCACCTGCAGCTGGCCGAAATGACGACGCTCTATTATCTCGCGCCGGTGCTGACCACGGTGCTGGCGGTGATCTTCCTGCGCGAGCAACTGACGCTGGCGCGGGTCGGGGGCGCGGCGATCGGCTTTTTCGGCATTATCGTGGCCGCCAATCCAAGCGGCTTTGCCATCGGCTGGCCCGTGCTGATGGTGCTGGCCGCGGCGCTGTGCTGGGCAGTGGCCATGATCCTGATGCGCACCATATCGCGCAGCGACCGCACCCTGGTGCAGGTGCTGGCGCAGAACGGCATCCATTTCGTGCTGATGGGGGCAATCTCGCTGCCGTTCTGGCAGGCCATGGGGCCGCGCGAGATCGCCCTCTGCATCGCGGCGGGCCTCGTGGGCGGCATGGGCCAGTTCACCCTGGTCGAAGCGGCCCGTGCCGTGCCGGCCAGCGTGCTGGGCACGGTGGAATATGGCGCGCTGATGTGGAGCTTCGTCTTCGGCTATCTGTTCTGGGGCGAAATGCCGGCACCCACGGTCTATGTGGGCGCCTTCTTCGTGGTGGCCGCCGGGTTGATGCTGGCGCTGAGCGAGCGCCGCCACCGGCGGGAAATCATCGACGCGCCCTAGAGCGTTTTCAGCAAAAGTGGCTCCACTTTTGCGGTTCGAAAACGCGACAAACCAAAGAGCTAGAGCGATTGAGACGTTTCTTAGAAACGGTGAAATGCTCTAGCGGGCGGACCTCAGCTGCGCCGGCTGTGCTTGACGATCTCGATGCTGTGCGTGCGGATCTTCTTGCGCAGGGTATTGCGGTTGAGGCCGAGCAGGTCTGCCGCCTTGATCTGGTTGCCGCCACAGGCATTGAGCGCCATGGCGATCAGGGGCGCTTCGACCTTGTCGATCACCCGCTGGTAGAGGCCCGGTGGCGGCAGGTTGGGCTCATATTCGCGCAATACCTGCCCGACATGGGTTTCAACCGCCATGGACACGTCCACCGGCCCGGTGGAGCCGGTCGAGGACGGCCGCTCGACAATGTTGAGCTCGTTCTGCACGATCTCGGCCGAGATGCTCTCATCGGCATAGAGCGCTGACAGGCGCCGCACCAGGTTTTCCAGCTCACGCACATTGCCCGGCCAGGAATAGGCCTGCATCAGCTTGATGGCTTCGGGCGAGATCGACTTGATCGCCTCGCCTTCGCGCTGCGCCACCTTGAGGAAATGCTGCGCAAGGTCGCCGACATCGTCGATGCGCTCGCGCAGTGGCGGCAGCCGGATCGGCACCACGTTGAGGCGATAGTAGAGATCCTCGCGGAACAGGCCCTGGCGGATCATCTGGCTGAGATCGCGATGGGTAGCGGCGACGATGCGCACATTGGTCTTGATAGAGGATCGACCGCCGACCATGGTATATTCGCCCTCCTGCAGCACGCGCAGCAGGCGGGTCTGGGCATCCATCGGCATGTCGCCGATCTCGTCGAGAAACAGCGTGCCACCCTCGGCCTGCTCGAAGCGGCCGGACGAGCGGGTATTGGCGCCGGTAAAGGCCCCTTTTTCATGCCCGAACAGTTCGGCCTCGATCAGGTCGCGCGGGATGGCGGCCATGTTAATGGCGACGAAAGGCCCGTTGCGGCGCTTGCCGAAGTCATGCAGGGCCCGGGCCACCAGTTCCTTGCCGGTGCCGCTCTCGCCGGTGATCATCACCGTGAGGTCGGTCTGCATCAGCCGCGCCAAAGCCCGGTAGATGTCCTGCATGGCGGTCGAGCGGCCGACCAGCGGCATGGTCTCGCCGGGCTCCTCGGCCTGGCGGTCGGCATTAGTGGGCTTTTTGGCGTCGGCCAGGGCGCGCGCCACCACCGAGAGCACCTCGGTAATGTCGAAGGGCTTGGGCAGGTATTCATAGGCGCCCACTTCAGACGCGCGGATGGCGGTCATGAAGGTATTCTGCGCTGACATCACGATCATGGGCAGCTCGGGACGGAGCTTCTTGATCTTGGGCATGACCTCGAAGGCATTGCCGTCGGGCATGGCCACGTCGGTGATCAGGATATCGCCCTCGCCCCGGCTGACCCAATTCCACATGGTGGAGATATTGCCGGTGGGGCGCACCTCATAGCCGGCGCGGGTCAGGGCCTGGTTGAGCACCATGCGGATAGCCGCATCATCATCGGCGAGCAGGACAACATGGCTCATTGTGCCATTCCCTCTTCTTCTGGAATTTGAAAGACCCCGCTCGCAACGGGAAGGAGTATGCGGAACTTGGTGCGGCCCGGCCGGCTGTCGCAATCGATGACGCCGCCATGGTCGCCGACGATCTTGGCCACCAAAGCCAGGCCCAGGCCCGAGCCGTTCTGCTTGGTGGTGACGAAGGGATCAAACAGGAAAGGCAGGATGTCGGGCGGCACGCCCGGACCATTGTCCTCGATGGTGATTTCGAGCGGCAGCGAAATGCGTTCGGAGACGCCCATCACGGCGATGCGGATGCCCGGCCGGAAGGCGGTCGAGAACTTGATCTCGGGGTTCTGCGTGCGGTCCAGTGATTCCGAGGCGTTCTTGACCAGGTTGAGGAAGACCTGGATCAGCTGGTCGCGGTTGCCATAGACCGGCGGCAGCGACGGATCATATTCTTCGGCAAAGGCGATGCCGCGGGCGACGCCATTGCGCGCCAGCAGCTTCACCCGGTCGAGGATGACGTGGATATTGATGGGTTCGCGCTCCATCGGGCGCTCGTCGCCGAACACCTCCACCCGGTCGATCAGGTGGACGATGCGATCGGTTTCTTCGCGGATCAGCCGGGCCAGCGGCACCTCGTCGCTGGTGACGGTCTGTTCCAGCAGTTGCGCCGCGCCACGAATGCCCGAAAGCGGGTTCTTGATTTCGTGCGCCAGCATGGAGGCCAGGCCCGTGACCGAGCGCGCCGCGCCGCGCGACACCATCTGCCGATCGATCTTGTCGGCCATGGTGCGCTCCTGGATCAGCAGCGCAATACGGCCATCGCTGTCCGAGAGTGGGCTGGCGAAGACATCGGCCACGCGCTCGTCGCCAAAGCGGGAGGAGCCGACCCGGACGCGATATTCGGTCATCGGCGCGCGCCGCAAAGCCACGGTTTCCACCAGGCTGATGATGGGGGAGCCAAAGGCGATCAGGTCATCGAGCTTCTGGCGCACCAGCACGCTCAGCGAGGCGCCGAAAAACGCCTCGGCTGCATAGTTCACGAAGACGATCTGGCGGTCTTCGCCACAGACGATGATCGGCTGCGGCAGCGCCTGCAGCACGGCCGACGAGGCCACTTCCGACACGCCGCGCTTGGCCTGTTCCACACTCATGCTGCCGCTTTCCGGTCATCGGCAAAGATCGAGCGGATCATGCTCAGCACCTCGGCCGGGGTTTCACTGTTGAGGAGCGCCGTGCGTACCGGCTTGTCGAGCGCGATGCCGGCAGCCTCGGCATACCAGCCCAGATGCTTGCGGGCGGCGCGCAGGCCAACGGCAATGCCATATTCGCCCAGCATGTCTTCGTAATGCTCTGTGATCAGCGCCACCAGGGCCGCGCCCTGCGGCGCTGGCGCGGCCACCTGCCCCGCCAGGCCCGCGCCGATCTGGCCGACCCGCCAGGGCTGGCCCTGGGCCCCGCGTCCGAGCATGACGGCGGCGGCGCCCGACAGCAGCAGCGCCTCGCGCGCCGCCGCCAGGTCGGTGATGTCGCCATTGACCACGACGGGCACGTCGACGGCGTCGACCACGGCCCGCACCAGCTCCCAGCGGGCGCTGCCCTTGTAGATTTGCTGGCGCGTGCGGCCGTGCACGGAAATCATCTGCACGCCGGCATCGACCGCCCGACGCGCCATGTCGGCGGCATTGAGACTGTCATCGTCCCAGCCCAGCCGCATCTTGACCGTCACCGGCAGCGGCGTCGCCGCGACCACGGCATCGACCAGCCGCATGGCCTGGTCGGGCACGCGCATCAGCGCCGAACCGGCAAAACCATTGGTCACCCGCTTGGACGGGCAACCGAAATTGATATCGATGATGTCGGCGCCGGCGTCATGCGCCAGCTTGGCGCCACGGGTCATCCACTCGGCCTCGCAGCCGGCCAGCTGCACCATGTGTGGCAGGCGCGCGGGCTTGCCCAGGCGGCGGGTCATTTCCTTGTTGCCGGTCGCCAGGGCGTTGCTGGCGATCATCTCGGACACCACCATGCCGGCGCCGTGCCGTTCGGCCTGCTTGCGGAAGGCCAGGTCGGTAATGCCGGCCATCGGGGCGAGAAAGGCACTGTTGTGCGCCAGATGGCTTCCGATGCTTAACTTGCAGGCACCTTCAGACACAAAACTGCCCCAGAAATGGTCAACGACAAAAATATGCCCGCACAATAGTCAAAAGCGCTTCGTGCGCAATCCCCTTTATAGGCATAGTGCGCGTTCGGCAGCCCTGCACTTGCCGCATAAGTAAGCCAGCGCTAGACCAGCTTTATGTGACTGTTTCTTGTCCGAGTACGCCGCTCCATGAATGAAAAATCCATTGCCGTGATCATCGTGGCGGCCGGCAAGGGAGAGCGCGCCAACCCGGACACGACGGCAGATCCCAAGCAATATCGCCCGATCGGCGGCGTGCCGGTGCTCAGCCGCACCATTGGCGCCTTCCTGTCCCATCCCCAGGTCACTTCCGTGCTGACCGTCATTCACGCCGACCATGCCGAACGCTTTGCCGCGCTTGGTCTGTCCGATGCGCGGCTGCTGCCGCCCGTCACCGGCGGCAGCGACCGGCAGGCTTCGGTGCTGGCGGGGCTGCAGGCCCTGGCGCCGCAGCGACCCGACCTGGTGCTGATCCAGGACGCGGCACGGCCCTTTGCTTCGCCAGAGGTGATCGACAATGTCATTGCCGCGCTTGAACAGCATGATGGCGCCCTGCCCGTGGCAGCGGTCACCGATACGATCAAGCGCTCGCTCGATGGCCAGCGGGTCGCGACGACCGAGGATCGCAGCCAGCTGTTTGCCGCGCAGACGCCGCAGGGCTTTCGCTTCGGCCAGGTGTTCTCGGCCCATATGCGCGCCTCAACCATCCGCCGGCAGTTCACCGACGATGCCGAGATCGCCGAATGGGCGGGGCTGCGCGTCGCCATGGTTGGCGGGCACCGCGACAATATCAAGATCACCCATCCCGAGGATTTCGCCCGGGCCGAACGCCTGCTGGCTGGAGACGTGACCATGGAAACCCGCATCGGCACCGGCTTTGATGTCCATTCCTTCGAGCCGGGCGACCATGTCTGGCTGGGCGGCGTGCGCATTCCCTATAAATTCAAGCTCAATGGCCATTCCGATTCCGACGTCGCCCTGCATGCGCTGACCGACGCGCTCTATGGCGCCATCGGCGCCGGCGATATCGGCGTGCATTTCCCGCCCAGCGACATGCAGTGGAAAGGCGCCGCCTCTCCCCTCTTTCTCAAGCATGCCGGCGATCTGGTCGCCCAGGCCGGTGGCCGCATCGTCAATCTGGACGTGACAATCGTCTGCGAAGGACCCAAGATTGCCCCGCACGTGCCGGCAATGCGGGGGATCATTGCGCAGACACTGGGCATTGCGCCTGCCCGCATCGCGGTCAAGGCGACGACAAGTGAGAAGCTCGGCTTTACCGGGCGCGAGGAGGGTATTGTGGCCATGGCGAGTGCAAGCATCGAAGTGCCGAGGGTCGATTGATGGCCCCTAAACCGACGACTACAGACCAAACCGA
This sequence is a window from Devosia beringensis. Protein-coding genes within it:
- a CDS encoding DMT family transporter, which codes for MSAPAPARVEAASLAGMGLGVAAYSLFALHDAMVKAVVFTLPAPQILFFRSMVIITICLAIGRRQVVVDLWRSKNRMLILGRGLMTMSAWVMYYSAGRHLQLAEMTTLYYLAPVLTTVLAVIFLREQLTLARVGGAAIGFFGIIVAANPSGFAIGWPVLMVLAAALCWAVAMILMRTISRSDRTLVQVLAQNGIHFVLMGAISLPFWQAMGPREIALCIAAGLVGGMGQFTLVEAARAVPASVLGTVEYGALMWSFVFGYLFWGEMPAPTVYVGAFFVVAAGLMLALSERRHRREIIDAP
- the ntrC gene encoding nitrogen regulation protein NR(I), which gives rise to MSHVVLLADDDAAIRMVLNQALTRAGYEVRPTGNISTMWNWVSRGEGDILITDVAMPDGNAFEVMPKIKKLRPELPMIVMSAQNTFMTAIRASEVGAYEYLPKPFDITEVLSVVARALADAKKPTNADRQAEEPGETMPLVGRSTAMQDIYRALARLMQTDLTVMITGESGTGKELVARALHDFGKRRNGPFVAINMAAIPRDLIEAELFGHEKGAFTGANTRSSGRFEQAEGGTLFLDEIGDMPMDAQTRLLRVLQEGEYTMVGGRSSIKTNVRIVAATHRDLSQMIRQGLFREDLYYRLNVVPIRLPPLRERIDDVGDLAQHFLKVAQREGEAIKSISPEAIKLMQAYSWPGNVRELENLVRRLSALYADESISAEIVQNELNIVERPSSTGSTGPVDVSMAVETHVGQVLREYEPNLPPPGLYQRVIDKVEAPLIAMALNACGGNQIKAADLLGLNRNTLRKKIRTHSIEIVKHSRRS
- a CDS encoding two-component system sensor histidine kinase NtrB, whose protein sequence is MSVEQAKRGVSEVASSAVLQALPQPIIVCGEDRQIVFVNYAAEAFFGASLSVLVRQKLDDLIAFGSPIISLVETVALRRAPMTEYRVRVGSSRFGDERVADVFASPLSDSDGRIALLIQERTMADKIDRQMVSRGAARSVTGLASMLAHEIKNPLSGIRGAAQLLEQTVTSDEVPLARLIREETDRIVHLIDRVEVFGDERPMEREPINIHVILDRVKLLARNGVARGIAFAEEYDPSLPPVYGNRDQLIQVFLNLVKNASESLDRTQNPEIKFSTAFRPGIRIAVMGVSERISLPLEITIEDNGPGVPPDILPFLFDPFVTTKQNGSGLGLALVAKIVGDHGGVIDCDSRPGRTKFRILLPVASGVFQIPEEEGMAQ
- the dusB gene encoding tRNA dihydrouridine synthase DusB → MSEGACKLSIGSHLAHNSAFLAPMAGITDLAFRKQAERHGAGMVVSEMIASNALATGNKEMTRRLGKPARLPHMVQLAGCEAEWMTRGAKLAHDAGADIIDINFGCPSKRVTNGFAGSALMRVPDQAMRLVDAVVAATPLPVTVKMRLGWDDDSLNAADMARRAVDAGVQMISVHGRTRQQIYKGSARWELVRAVVDAVDVPVVVNGDITDLAAAREALLLSGAAAVMLGRGAQGQPWRVGQIGAGLAGQVAAPAPQGAALVALITEHYEDMLGEYGIAVGLRAARKHLGWYAEAAGIALDKPVRTALLNSETPAEVLSMIRSIFADDRKAAA
- a CDS encoding bifunctional 2-C-methyl-D-erythritol 4-phosphate cytidylyltransferase/2-C-methyl-D-erythritol 2,4-cyclodiphosphate synthase; the encoded protein is MNEKSIAVIIVAAGKGERANPDTTADPKQYRPIGGVPVLSRTIGAFLSHPQVTSVLTVIHADHAERFAALGLSDARLLPPVTGGSDRQASVLAGLQALAPQRPDLVLIQDAARPFASPEVIDNVIAALEQHDGALPVAAVTDTIKRSLDGQRVATTEDRSQLFAAQTPQGFRFGQVFSAHMRASTIRRQFTDDAEIAEWAGLRVAMVGGHRDNIKITHPEDFARAERLLAGDVTMETRIGTGFDVHSFEPGDHVWLGGVRIPYKFKLNGHSDSDVALHALTDALYGAIGAGDIGVHFPPSDMQWKGAASPLFLKHAGDLVAQAGGRIVNLDVTIVCEGPKIAPHVPAMRGIIAQTLGIAPARIAVKATTSEKLGFTGREEGIVAMASASIEVPRVD